The following proteins are encoded in a genomic region of Necator americanus strain Aroian chromosome II, whole genome shotgun sequence:
- a CDS encoding hypothetical protein (NECATOR_CHRII.G5879.T1) → MQADVDLFETSSGNQGGRTTELVDEFCYLGCMLKNNGSYERDVQQRCAKATSAFNSLTKCLWSTPITNEVKLRVYLSAIRPIMMYGSATWAAPSTVMKRLDCTERKLLRRLLGYFWLRVCHNEDLYAEFDVVYRRMTRGRYQHLAPPSKAAKVNRLRFFGHILRRPADRLVQQVLRSLSGSSWKKPPGRKQKFWIEVMKEDLRTLGT, encoded by the coding sequence atgcaagcagatgtggatctcttcgagacctcgagcGGGAATCAGGGCGGACGGACaacagaactcgtcgatgagttctgttacctgggctgtatgctgaagaacaacggcagctacgagagagatgttcagcaaagatgcgctaaggccacttctgcatttaactccttaacgaaatgtctgtggtcgacccccatcaccaacgaagtcaagttgcgagtctacctatccgcaattcgccccatcatgatgtacggatcggcgacttgggcagcaccatcaacggttatgaagaggcttgactgcacggaacgaaagctgcttagacggctacttggctacttttggcttagggtatgccacaatgaagaccTTTACGCAGAATTTGATGTGgtttaccggcggatgacacgtggaagatatcaacatcttgcaccgccttcgaaagcggctaaagtaaatcgtcttcgcttctttggtcatatattaaggagaccggcagatcgccttgttcaacaagttctgagaagtttgtcgggttcgagctggaagaagccacctggccgaaaacagaagttctggattgaggtgatgaaagaggacctgaggacactcggcacatag
- a CDS encoding hypothetical protein (NECATOR_CHRII.G5880.T1), which translates to MAGLKDDEYRRKFRQRVSIHVGVRTRKKLSDADSFTKCIQVAAMETLPVLLPRKKFAFASAETKSTYNFVCVARSAGDFNQEKRLRIKLRRQLQQDRDNEWTARAMEFEKVWEDRNPRKAYALLKQYSGKIKRCSVLNTANGVTVGEATLPIWKEHFKTLLNQLAPSAPELEHVHRPTYAVNEEPPTESEVLVCIQKMKNGKSGGDDGISAEMLKYLPPSGIHEMKKIIRSIWIDERIPDSWRHAIKDREETTRDEQADFRLGRSTTDQMLIVRRVIEIWQRYSKAMQLVFLDFEAAFDSAHRGRLLNALRADEVPGKFVRLLDDMNQRTTAAIRTPAGCTTPFEVVTGARQGAVVGPFRLSPSTRLCEEQSTSVLPTLS; encoded by the coding sequence atggcaggtctgaaagacgatgaatacagaagaaaattccgccaacgtgtgtctattcatgttggagtacggaccaggaagaagcttagcgatgcggattccttcacaaagtgcatccaggtcGCTGCAatggaaacgctcccggttctattgccgcggaagaagtttgcctttgcatctgcggaaacaaaatccacatacaattttgtatgtgtcgcgcgcagcgctggtgacttcaaccaggaaaagcgtcttagaataaagctgcgtcgtcaattgcaacaagaccgcgataacgagtggacggcaagagcgatggagtttgagaaggtgtgggaggacaggaacccgcggaaagcctacgctctactaaaacagtatagcggcaaaataaaaagatgttctgtcctcaacactgctaatggagtaactgtcggtgaagcaacccttccaatttggaaggaacacttcaagaccttgctgaaccagctagcaccgtcagctcctgaactcgaacacgttcatagaccgacatatgcggttaacgaggagccaccgaccgagtcggaggtcctggtctgtattcagaaaatgaagaatggaaaatctggtggagacgacgggattagcgcagaaatgctaaaatatcttcctccgtctgggattcatgagatgaaaaagatcatccgttcaatatggatagacgaaaggatacctgattcgtggagacacgctattaaagatcgcgaagaaacaacgcgtgACGAGCAAGCTGACTTTCGTCttggccgatctacgactgACCAGATgctcatcgtcaggagagtgatcgaaatctggcagcggtattcgaaggcAATGCAACTAgtgtttctggactttgaagccgcgttcgactctgctcaccgaggccgtcttctcaacgcgcttcgcgccgatgaagtaccaggaaagttcgttcgcttgcttgatgacatgaatcaacgaacaactgctgcaattcgaacaccagccggatgtacaacaccgtttgaagtggtaactggagcaAGACAAGGAGCAGTGGTAGGACCTTTCCGcctttcgccatcgacgagattatgcgaagaacagtcgaccagtgtcctgccgacattgtcttag
- a CDS encoding hypothetical protein (NECATOR_CHRII.G5881.T1), producing MRDRPVISIENYTIYCGDADENKVGGCAIAVRNDYKNLVEEFGSTSIVSAHAPTETAEDNSKDAFYDELNALMSKIPSQQVVIVGIDANAKMGLEQQSDVLGKWCYAAERTSDNGDRLGDLCEQTGLIIGSTFKRNHRRHQLTW from the exons atgagggatcggcccgtcatcagcatcgaaaattacaccatatactgcggcgatgctgatgagaacaaagtaggtggctgcgcgatagctgtgaggaacgattacaagaacctggtggaggaatttggctcaacgtc gatcgtaagtgcccacgcacctacggaaaccgctgaggacaacagtaaggacgccttctatgatgaactcaatgcattgatgtctaaaataccaagccagcaggtggtcattgtcggaatcgacgcaaatgcgaagatgggactcgaacagcaatccgatgtgctaggaaaatggtgctatgcagcggagcgcacgtcggacaacggtgaccgtctaggcgacttgtgcgaacagacgggcctcattatcggttccacgtttaagaggaatcatcgacgccatcagctcacgtggtag
- a CDS encoding hypothetical protein (NECATOR_CHRII.G5882.T1) gives MRVLIVELAHILLIVTAFNVRKEFDPLRSKGTEISQRLLQKLAAQLKEEMTEFSEDEYDINNMQKITAKPTVPQQGSGDITLRIFPNGIKYIFEQLVQTIRHDAMRHRPHTMRTSYHGMDINVDSIQIVEFLAPRLEAEHMGGSKFRFSTHGGGMRYLGLYSAVYKTTREGQFEAFLEGIRINLDVNFEEINGKVKVTQEKCHVALEDVLVQLTPAMPTQILDLLQKRIQERFQEKVCPALLHFIEEITTTALTLASVEEIAQQTEPIGTSCVVQHEKGAWRFDAKGLKISFKRSNPREKRSIISNSVKESQASEFETASVSLTEEYVNEMLGDLVKNGNVFFHLHMIPDIEKALRTQCTQDDSCLGSLVNLGRVANGSGRLDSQVITPPYIEFRNRDSAILHITLHTVLSFQNRAAHHRIPYLRLELSMKLRIVELSFDQSSLDGYYRWAAKYEMIDLQINNLHTDFEEMKDVARRIHRLFGDNRARIEELLSTHLNGELPFRLNPHVYLQPKSAIFGHRRVTIPLNFTVDKRLFPAFQFLRSLFF, from the exons ATGCGAGTGCTTATTGTTGAACTTGCGCACATTCTCCTCATTGTTACTGCATTTAATGTGAGGAAGGAGTTCGATCCGCTCCGTAGCAAAGGAACTGAAATTTCCCAGAGATTGCTGCAAAAACTCGCAGCTCAACTGAAAGAAGAGATGACCGAATTCTCTGAGGATGAATACGACATTAATAACATGCAAAAGATTACAGCGAAACCAACAGTTCCACAACAAGGCAGCGGAGATATTACTCTAAGAATTTTCCCGAATGGGATCAAGTACATCTTCGAG CAACTGGTACAGACAATCCGACATGATGCTATGCGCCATCGCCCACACACGATGCGGACCTCGTATCATGGCATGGACATCAATGTTGATTCCATACAAATCGTCGAATTCCTAGCGCCAAGGCTCGAAGCCGAA CATATGGGTGGTTCCAAATTTCGATTTTCAACTCATGGCGGTGGAATGCGTTACCTTGGTCTCTACTCCGCCGTCTACAAAACCACAAGGGAGGGACAATTTGAAGCCTTCCTGGAGGGCATCCGAATTAATTTGGATGTCAATTTTGAGGAAATCAACGGCAAGGTTAAG GTCACACAGGAGAAATGCCATGTAGCGTTAGAGGATGTGCTCGTGCAGCTTACTCCAGCAATGCCAACGCAAATCCTCGACCTTCTACA GAAGCGGATTCAGGAAAGGTTTCAAGAAAAGGTTTGTCCAGCCCTTCTGCattttattgaagaaataaCCACTACTGCCCTTACACTCGCTTCAGTAGAGGAAATTGCTCAGCAAACG GAGCCCATCGGTACTTCATGTGTTGTTCAACATGAGAAAGGGGCTTGGAGATTTGACGCCAAAGGCTTGAAAATTTCGTTCAAGCGGAGCAACCCGAGGGAAAAGCGATCGATCATATCTAACAGCGTTAAGGAATCTCAA GCGTCCGAGTTCGAGACGGCGTCCGTTTCTTTGACTGAGGAATACGTCAACGAAATGCTTGGCGACTtggtaaaaaatggaaatgtctTCTTTCACCTTCACATGATTCCTGACATCGAGAAAGCGCTGAGAACCCAGTGTACCCAAGATGACAGCTGTCTCGGTTCGCTAGTGAACCTAGGTCGGGTAGCAAATGGATCAG GTCGCCTGGACAGCCAAGTGATCACACCGCCATATATCGAGTTCCGAAATCGTGACTCTGCAATACTTCACATTACACTTCATACCGTACTCTCATTTCAAAATCGCGCCGCCCATCATCGTATACCGTACCTACGTCTGGAACTCTCAATGAAGCTACGGATAGTTGAGCTCTCTTTCGATCAATCCAGTCTGGATGGTTACTACAGATGGGCAGCAAAATACGAGATGATCGATCTTCAG ATAAACAATTTGCACAccgattttgaagaaatgaaggacGTAGCTCGCCGTATACACAGACTTTTTGGCGATAACCGAGCTCGTATCGAG gagcTTCTTTCAACGCATTTGAACGGGGAACTTCCATTCCGCTTGAATCCGCACGTGTATCTCCAACCAAAATCTGCCATTTTCGGTCACCGTAGAGTCACCATACCGCTGAATTTTACAGTGGACAAACGACTATTTCcagcatttcaatttttacgtTCATTATTCTTCTAA